A single region of the Gossypium arboreum isolate Shixiya-1 chromosome 12, ASM2569848v2, whole genome shotgun sequence genome encodes:
- the LOC108465998 gene encoding uncharacterized protein LOC108465998 isoform X1: MVVASSNPHNREMQIRRRISNIFNKREEDFPSLREYNDYLEEVEDMIFKLIEGIDVQAIEEKITKYQQENAEQIMINQARKAEELAAAMAASKGIPVQADTDGSSQAGFVAGTQGQYAPTVAGGQPRPTGMAPQPVPLAGGLDMHGYALDDEEMMRLRAERGGRAGGWSIELSKKRALEEAFASIWI, translated from the exons ATGGTAGTTGCTAGTTCCAATCCCCACAACAGGGAGATGCAAATCCGTAGAAGAATAAGCAACAT ATTCAATAAAAGAGAAGAGGATTTTCCATCACTGAGAGAATACAATGATTACTTGGAAGAAGTGGAAGACATGA tttttaaattgattgaaggAATAGATGTTCAAGCTATTGAGGAGAAAATTACCAAGTATCAGCAAGAAAATGCTGAGCAGATTATGATCAATCAAGCTCGTAAG GCTGAAGAATTAGCTGCTGCAATGGCAGCAAGCAAGGGGATTCCGGTACAGGCCGATACTGATGGG AGCTCACAAGCAGGGTTTGTAGCTGGTACCCAAGGTCAATATGCACCGACAGTTGCTGGAGGACAGCCACGACCAACAGGCATGGCACCACAACCGGTACCACTTGCTGGTGGGCTGGACATGCATGGCTATGCACTTGATGATGAGGAAATGATGCGGCTCCGGGCAGAAAGAGGTGGAAGAGCAGGAGGGTGGAGTATAGAGTTGAGCAAGAAGAGGGCACTGGAAGAAGCCTTTGCAAGCATATGGATTTGA
- the LOC108457720 gene encoding uncharacterized protein LOC108457720 isoform X1: MAEEGDVVSKTFRALVESADRKFARVRDFPSYGRAQGQHYFQKVFKAYMRLWKYQQEHRTELVKAGLNRWEIGEIAGRIGQLYFGQYTRTSEARFLVEAYVFYEAILKRRYFEGCKVKDLGVRFKELRFYARFLLVSLILNRTQAVKVVVEKLKALVDDCNANFRETNFKEWKLVVQEIVRFMNADTTFAIASARPFRYSAIFDCHPNSVQYVARFHAKKVLKFRDAILMSYHRNEVKFAELTLDAYRMLQCLEWESSGSFYQKHQAETKENGVVVDYSGTSGLIDMKLVADMTDPTLPPNPRKAILYRPSVTHLIAVMATICEELPPESVILVYLSASGKPSHINASPVESSGGSKRTTKNKLTSHNSLEQNFSSPEPHINGKKGFSDYNDDYLWLGSKGNGGSSNLYPGDIIPFTRRPLFLVIDSDSSHAFKVLHGAERGEKAALLLSPFRPMFKDPFSADITQNGSQFTFFLTAPLQAFCQMTGFALSDSDIEVLKNAENILSTAFSKWEVILCKSLSLDLVWAQVLSDPFLRRLIIRFIFCRAVLSAFCPPEESEQYVPVCLPQLPNSLSPKAEVVQSSVSQLANHLNVADGFHFDNT; the protein is encoded by the exons ATGGCGGAGGAGGGCGACGTCGTTTCGAAGACCTTCCGAGCACTCGTGGAGAGCGCGGACCGTAAATTCGCACGAGTCCGGGACTTCCCGTCGTACGGACGAGCACAAGGGCAACATTATTTCCAGAAAGTCTTCAAAGCGTACATGCGGTTGTGGAAGTACCAGCAAGAGCACCGAACGGAGCTTGTCAAAGCCGGTCTGAACCGGTGGGAGATTGGGGAGATCGCCGGTCGGATCGGCCAGCTGTATTTCGGCCAGTACACGAGGACGAGCGAGGCCAGATTTCTGGTCGAAGCCTACGTTTTCTACGAAGCGATTCTGAAGAGGAGGTATTTTGAAGGGTGTAAAGTGAAGGATCTTGGAGTCCGGTTTAAGGAGTTGAGGTTTTACGCCCGTTTTTTACTCGTTTCCTTGATTTTGAACCGGACCCAGGCGGTGAAAGTTGTCGTTGAAAAGCTCAAAGCTCTGGTTGATGATTGCAACGCTAATTTCCGG gaGACGAACTTTAAAGAATGGAAACTAGTAGTGCAAGAAATTGTCCGCTTTATGAATGCCGATACAACTTTTGCAATTGCAAGTGCTAGGCCATTTAGGTACTCTGCTATATTTGACTGTCATCCAAATTCTGTTCAATACGTGGCTCGGTTCCATGCTAAGAAGGTTCTAAAGTTTCGAGATGCAATCCTGATGAGTTATCATCGGAATGAG GTAAAATTTGCTGAACTTACTCTGGATGCATATAGAATGCTGCAATGTTTAGAGTGGGAGTCTAGCGGATCATTTTACCAAAAGCATCAGGCTGAAACAAAGGAGAATGGTGTTGTCGTTGATTATTCTGGAACTTCGGGACTGATAGATATGAAGTTGGTTGCAGACATGACTGATCCAACTTTACCTCCAAATCCCAGGAAGGCTATCCTGTACCGACCCTCTGTAACACATTTGATAGCA GTTATGGCAACAATTTGCGAGGAGCTCCCTCCAGAGAGTGTTATACTGGTTTATCTATCAGCTTCAG GGAAACCTAGTCATATTAATGCTTCTCCAGTAGAATCTTCAGGAGGATCCAAGCGAACAACAAAAAACAAACTTACTTCTCACAATTCCCTAGAGCAGAATTTTTCTTCACCTGAACCCCACATTAATGGCAAGAAAGGGTTTAGTGACTATAATGATGATTATCTTTGGCTAGGTTCTAAAGGAAATGGTG GTTCAAGCAATCTCTATCCTGGTGATATAATTCCTTTTACCCGAAGACCTCTTTTCTTGGTCATTGATAGTGACAGCAGCCATGCATTCAAG GTCTTACATGGTGCAGAAAGAGGAGAGAAAGCTGCCTTACTGCTTTCGCCATTTAGACCAATGTTTAAGGACCCTTTTAGTGCTGATATTACGCAGAATGGAAGTCAGTTTACCTTTTTCTTGACTGCTCCTTTACAAGCATTTTGCCAAATGACTGGCTTCGCCTTATCTGATAGTGATATA GAAGTTCTAAAAAATGCTGAAAACATCTTGTCTACTGCTTTTTCCAAGTGGGAAGTAATTCTCTGCAAGTCACTAAGCCTGGATCTGGTTTGGGCGCAAGTTTTGTCTGATCCTTTTTTAAGGCGGCTTATTATTAG ATTCATATTCTGTCGAGCTGTGCTCTCTGCTTTCTGTCCTCCAGAAGAGAGTGAACAATATGTACCTGTTTGCCTACCACAACTTCCTAATTCTCTGTCTCCAAAGGCTGAAGTCGTGCAGTCTTCAGTCAGCCAGCTTGCAAATCACCTGAATGTTGCCGATGGCTTTCACTTTGACAACACATAA
- the LOC108457720 gene encoding uncharacterized protein LOC108457720 isoform X2 produces MAEEGDVVSKTFRALVESADRKFARVRDFPSYGRAQGQHYFQKVFKAYMRLWKYQQEHRTELVKAGLNRWEIGEIAGRIGQLYFGQYTRTSEARFLVEAYVFYEAILKRRYFEGCKVKDLGVRFKELRFYARFLLVSLILNRTQAVKVVVEKLKALVDDCNANFRETNFKEWKLVVQEIVRFMNADTTFAIASARPFRYSAIFDCHPNSVQYVARFHAKKVLKFRDAILMSYHRNEVKFAELTLDAYRMLQCLEWESSGSFYQKHQAETKENGVVVDYSGTSGLIDMKLVADMTDPTLPPNPRKAILYRPSVTHLIAVMATICEELPPESVILVYLSASGKPSHINASPVESSGGSKRTTKNKLTSHNSLEQNFSSPEPHINGKKGFSDYNDDYLWLGSKGNGGSSNLYPGDIIPFTRRPLFLVIDSDSSHAFKAGLTWCRKRRESCLTAFAI; encoded by the exons ATGGCGGAGGAGGGCGACGTCGTTTCGAAGACCTTCCGAGCACTCGTGGAGAGCGCGGACCGTAAATTCGCACGAGTCCGGGACTTCCCGTCGTACGGACGAGCACAAGGGCAACATTATTTCCAGAAAGTCTTCAAAGCGTACATGCGGTTGTGGAAGTACCAGCAAGAGCACCGAACGGAGCTTGTCAAAGCCGGTCTGAACCGGTGGGAGATTGGGGAGATCGCCGGTCGGATCGGCCAGCTGTATTTCGGCCAGTACACGAGGACGAGCGAGGCCAGATTTCTGGTCGAAGCCTACGTTTTCTACGAAGCGATTCTGAAGAGGAGGTATTTTGAAGGGTGTAAAGTGAAGGATCTTGGAGTCCGGTTTAAGGAGTTGAGGTTTTACGCCCGTTTTTTACTCGTTTCCTTGATTTTGAACCGGACCCAGGCGGTGAAAGTTGTCGTTGAAAAGCTCAAAGCTCTGGTTGATGATTGCAACGCTAATTTCCGG gaGACGAACTTTAAAGAATGGAAACTAGTAGTGCAAGAAATTGTCCGCTTTATGAATGCCGATACAACTTTTGCAATTGCAAGTGCTAGGCCATTTAGGTACTCTGCTATATTTGACTGTCATCCAAATTCTGTTCAATACGTGGCTCGGTTCCATGCTAAGAAGGTTCTAAAGTTTCGAGATGCAATCCTGATGAGTTATCATCGGAATGAG GTAAAATTTGCTGAACTTACTCTGGATGCATATAGAATGCTGCAATGTTTAGAGTGGGAGTCTAGCGGATCATTTTACCAAAAGCATCAGGCTGAAACAAAGGAGAATGGTGTTGTCGTTGATTATTCTGGAACTTCGGGACTGATAGATATGAAGTTGGTTGCAGACATGACTGATCCAACTTTACCTCCAAATCCCAGGAAGGCTATCCTGTACCGACCCTCTGTAACACATTTGATAGCA GTTATGGCAACAATTTGCGAGGAGCTCCCTCCAGAGAGTGTTATACTGGTTTATCTATCAGCTTCAG GGAAACCTAGTCATATTAATGCTTCTCCAGTAGAATCTTCAGGAGGATCCAAGCGAACAACAAAAAACAAACTTACTTCTCACAATTCCCTAGAGCAGAATTTTTCTTCACCTGAACCCCACATTAATGGCAAGAAAGGGTTTAGTGACTATAATGATGATTATCTTTGGCTAGGTTCTAAAGGAAATGGTG GTTCAAGCAATCTCTATCCTGGTGATATAATTCCTTTTACCCGAAGACCTCTTTTCTTGGTCATTGATAGTGACAGCAGCCATGCATTCAAGGCAG GTCTTACATGGTGCAGAAAGAGGAGAGAAAGCTGCCTTACTGCTTTCGCCATTTAG
- the LOC108465998 gene encoding uncharacterized protein LOC108465998 isoform X2, translating into MVVASSNPHNREMQIRRRISNIFNKREEDFPSLREYNDYLEEVEDMIFKLIEGIDVQAIEEKITKYQQENAEQIMINQARKAEELAAAMAASKGIPVQADTDGPELTSRVCSWYPRSICTDSCWRTATTNRHGTTTGTTCWWAGHAWLCT; encoded by the exons ATGGTAGTTGCTAGTTCCAATCCCCACAACAGGGAGATGCAAATCCGTAGAAGAATAAGCAACAT ATTCAATAAAAGAGAAGAGGATTTTCCATCACTGAGAGAATACAATGATTACTTGGAAGAAGTGGAAGACATGA tttttaaattgattgaaggAATAGATGTTCAAGCTATTGAGGAGAAAATTACCAAGTATCAGCAAGAAAATGCTGAGCAGATTATGATCAATCAAGCTCGTAAG GCTGAAGAATTAGCTGCTGCAATGGCAGCAAGCAAGGGGATTCCGGTACAGGCCGATACTGATGGG CCAGAGCTCACAAGCAGGGTTTGTAGCTGGTACCCAAGGTCAATATGCACCGACAGTTGCTGGAGGACAGCCACGACCAACAGGCATGGCACCACAACCGGTACCACTTGCTGGTGGGCTGGACATGCATGGCTATGCACTTGA